Proteins encoded within one genomic window of Flavobacteriales bacterium:
- the dacB gene encoding D-alanyl-D-alanine carboxypeptidase/D-alanyl-D-alanine-endopeptidase produces MKRLLTLILFFSIASISGAQVVVDTSMNSLEKAVELFLKDPDLKNCAFSFYAYNSKSGKVIADKNGSMSIVPASCMKVITTASALEILGGSYRFKTSLQYTGYIDQNCVLHGDLYIRGGGDPTLGSKFFTDGDPSEFLNQWALEVRNAGIDSITGNVIADAEIYGWEMVPSTWAWGDIGNGYGAAPCGISIYDNTCVLSFKTGEKAGDVAHIECMQPYVPNLEFVNEVYSSNVSEDNSYIFGAPYSYDRIIKGTLPKGREAFEVKGTIPDPGYLAAFELRYALAKWGIGVAGITTTVRELKLEKKYNDTTRINIYDHFSPSVASIVNLTNTYSVNLFAEHLMNQIGLIKYGNATVGSGTAAVTEFWTKKGIDTKGFYITDGSGLSRFDAVSAKHLVDILLYMSRSKNASTFEKSLPVAGKSGTLSNFCKGTKAAGNVWAKSGTMTRVKAYSGYAKSAKGEKIVFSVIVNNFNCSTKQMEKKLEKLAIAMVEFQN; encoded by the coding sequence ATGAAACGACTGTTAACTCTGATATTATTTTTTTCCATCGCCTCCATTTCCGGGGCACAAGTGGTGGTAGATACTTCTATGAATTCCCTCGAAAAAGCAGTGGAATTATTTCTGAAGGATCCGGATTTAAAAAATTGTGCATTTAGTTTTTATGCCTACAACTCAAAAAGCGGAAAAGTAATTGCCGATAAAAATGGTTCGATGAGCATCGTTCCGGCTTCCTGTATGAAAGTAATTACCACAGCGAGTGCCTTAGAAATTTTAGGAGGTTCTTATCGGTTTAAAACTTCCTTGCAGTACACCGGATACATTGATCAAAATTGTGTTTTGCATGGCGATTTATACATCCGTGGAGGAGGTGATCCTACCTTGGGTTCCAAATTCTTCACTGATGGTGATCCTTCTGAATTTTTAAATCAATGGGCATTGGAAGTACGCAATGCGGGAATTGATTCTATTACCGGAAATGTAATAGCAGATGCGGAAATTTATGGTTGGGAAATGGTTCCCAGTACCTGGGCCTGGGGAGATATTGGAAATGGATATGGAGCTGCTCCTTGTGGAATTTCCATTTACGATAACACTTGCGTATTGAGTTTTAAAACCGGAGAAAAAGCAGGAGATGTTGCCCATATAGAATGCATGCAGCCTTATGTGCCCAATCTCGAGTTTGTAAATGAAGTGTATTCCTCGAATGTTTCGGAGGATAACTCCTATATTTTCGGCGCACCTTATTCCTACGATCGTATTATTAAAGGAACACTTCCAAAAGGTCGTGAAGCGTTTGAAGTAAAAGGAACCATTCCCGATCCCGGATATTTAGCAGCTTTTGAATTACGGTATGCCTTGGCCAAATGGGGTATTGGGGTTGCAGGTATTACGACTACTGTTCGGGAATTAAAACTGGAAAAAAAATACAACGACACCACCCGTATAAATATCTACGATCATTTTTCACCATCGGTGGCATCCATTGTGAATCTCACCAACACCTATTCGGTGAATTTGTTTGCCGAGCATTTAATGAATCAGATTGGATTAATTAAATATGGAAACGCAACGGTAGGTTCCGGCACTGCGGCGGTTACTGAATTCTGGACAAAAAAGGGAATTGACACGAAAGGATTTTATATCACCGACGGTAGCGGATTGTCGCGATTCGATGCCGTTTCTGCAAAACATCTGGTGGATATTCTACTTTATATGTCGAGAAGTAAAAATGCCAGCACATTTGAAAAATCGCTTCCCGTTGCAGGGAAAAGCGGGACCTTATCTAATTTTTGCAAAGGGACTAAAGCTGCAGGTAATGTGTGGGCTAAAAGTGGAACGATGACCCGCGTAAAAGCTTATTCGGGCTATGCAAAATCGGCAAAAGGGGAGAAAATTGTCTTTTCCGTGATTGTGAATAATTTTAATTGCAGCACCAAGCAAATGGAGAAAAAGCTGGAAAAGCTTGCTATTGCTATGGTCGAATTTCAAAATTAA
- a CDS encoding asparagine synthetase B, with translation MCGISGIISPEGLKQDYEKELRAALYELRFRGPDHQEFFQNSTIAIAHSRLSIIDTSSNGNQPFFSADRQQVIVLNGELFNYRELRSELEKEGCVFLTQSDTEVMLQGFHRYKEKFLHKIHGFFAFHFSDLNTNEHWLVRDRFGEKPIYWSYKENTCFYASDFQSILAFPIEKTIHQQALHHYLHLSYIPAPYTILNEVHKLQPGELLYLSKQGIKNTNWYTLKGDVNSDEVQLKNALQEAVKWRMVADVPLGSFLSGGLDSAIVSALACQLKPQLHTYSISFPKQAYFDESR, from the coding sequence ATGTGTGGAATATCCGGAATTATTTCGCCGGAAGGTTTAAAGCAGGATTACGAAAAAGAGCTTCGCGCTGCTTTGTATGAATTGCGTTTCAGGGGTCCCGATCATCAGGAATTTTTCCAAAACAGCACCATCGCCATAGCACATAGTCGACTTTCAATCATCGACACCAGCTCCAATGGAAATCAGCCTTTTTTTAGTGCCGACCGACAACAAGTTATTGTGCTCAACGGCGAACTTTTTAATTACCGCGAATTAAGATCAGAACTCGAAAAGGAAGGTTGTGTTTTTTTAACACAATCCGATACGGAAGTAATGCTCCAGGGATTTCACCGTTACAAGGAAAAATTCCTGCATAAGATTCATGGATTTTTTGCCTTTCATTTTTCAGATTTAAACACCAATGAACACTGGTTGGTACGCGACCGGTTTGGAGAAAAACCGATCTACTGGAGTTACAAAGAGAACACCTGCTTTTACGCATCCGATTTTCAATCAATCCTTGCATTTCCGATTGAAAAAACCATTCATCAGCAAGCATTACATCATTACCTGCATCTATCCTACATTCCCGCTCCCTATACCATCTTAAATGAGGTTCACAAACTGCAACCGGGAGAACTGCTTTACCTCAGTAAACAAGGAATAAAAAACACCAATTGGTACACCTTAAAAGGTGATGTAAATTCCGATGAAGTACAACTAAAAAATGCATTACAGGAAGCCGTAAAATGGCGCATGGTGGCTGATGTTCCACTTGGATCTTTTTTAAGTGGCGGCTTGGATTCTGCCATCGTAAGTGCACTTGCTTGTCAACTGAAACCGCAACTTCATACCTACTCCATTTCATTTCCCAAACAAGCATATTTTGATGAAAGCCGAT
- a CDS encoding DUF4389 domain-containing protein, with translation MFDYQIKLQRWMLRLNARLQNLSDGYPAFGLDAQDPNVVLDVAYPENPSRGLVLIRMFFGMIYVMIPHGICLIFLGLASAFVNLIAFFAVLITGKYPKGMHDFMTGVLRWNIRVGLYMGYFTDTYPPFTMAETDPIDWSKSNGVEDHLVG, from the coding sequence ATGTTCGATTATCAAATCAAATTACAACGCTGGATGCTTCGTTTAAATGCTAGACTTCAAAACCTGAGTGATGGTTATCCTGCTTTTGGTTTGGATGCGCAAGATCCAAATGTTGTACTTGATGTTGCATATCCTGAAAACCCAAGCAGAGGATTAGTATTAATCCGTATGTTTTTCGGAATGATCTATGTAATGATTCCTCATGGAATTTGCCTCATCTTTTTAGGGCTTGCATCTGCATTTGTTAATCTAATTGCATTTTTTGCAGTTCTAATTACAGGTAAATATCCAAAAGGAATGCATGATTTTATGACAGGCGTTCTTCGTTGGAACATTCGTGTAGGTCTTTACATGGGCTATTTCACCGATACATATCCTCCATTCACCATGGCTGAAACAGATCCAATCGATTGGTCAAAATCCAATGGTGTAGAAGATCATTTAGTTGGATAA
- a CDS encoding carboxypeptidase-like regulatory domain-containing protein, translating to MKKLVIALTTLWSVNAIAQNKANDGDWKLNYVVLKGTPQADIMIRGGDIDNLSFGWEEKFDPFSGKSTPPHGYPWTPDTAFKGTDMIMLPSSMGKKDAACGGDGYSGQYESNMSQFKASVLPIHLPLQIPQDFTIQSAILQLFADDFQSPVFCSSFQVTLNGKRAPFMENALNKLNQTGPIGKLLTFEIPAEFLPLLKEKELVILIDDPQTSAADGFAIDFIKLLINPKPGAITRNSIEITVNDEATGLGIAEAIVELPNGTIYKTDKNGKLMLKDLPNGHHPLKITHCNYQDLFAGVDAEEGKKTQDPFVMSPKQ from the coding sequence ATGAAAAAATTAGTTATTGCATTAACCACTCTGTGGTCAGTAAATGCCATTGCTCAAAACAAAGCAAATGATGGCGATTGGAAATTGAATTATGTTGTACTGAAAGGTACTCCTCAGGCGGATATTATGATTCGGGGAGGCGACATTGACAACCTCTCTTTTGGATGGGAAGAAAAGTTTGACCCCTTCTCCGGAAAATCAACACCGCCACACGGATATCCCTGGACCCCGGATACAGCGTTTAAAGGAACCGATATGATTATGCTCCCCAGCTCTATGGGTAAAAAGGATGCAGCATGTGGTGGCGACGGATATTCGGGTCAGTACGAAAGCAACATGAGTCAGTTTAAAGCAAGTGTATTACCCATTCATCTTCCCTTGCAAATACCTCAGGATTTCACCATTCAATCTGCAATTCTGCAATTGTTTGCCGACGATTTTCAATCTCCTGTTTTCTGCTCATCGTTTCAGGTAACCCTCAATGGAAAACGTGCTCCATTTATGGAAAATGCATTGAACAAACTCAATCAGACAGGTCCTATTGGAAAATTGTTAACCTTCGAAATTCCGGCTGAATTTCTTCCCTTGTTAAAAGAAAAAGAATTGGTGATTTTAATCGATGATCCGCAAACCTCCGCAGCTGATGGATTTGCCATTGATTTCATCAAATTACTGATCAATCCCAAACCTGGAGCCATCACCCGCAATTCAATTGAAATTACAGTGAATGATGAGGCAACAGGACTGGGTATTGCAGAAGCAATTGTTGAATTACCCAATGGTACCATTTACAAAACCGACAAGAATGGAAAATTGATGTTGAAGGATTTACCCAATGGTCACCACCCCTTAAAAATCACCCATTGTAATTACCAGGATCTATTTGCCGGAGTTGATGCGGAAGAAGGCAAAAAAACGCAGGATCCTTTTGTAATGTCGCCCAAGCAATAA
- the lpdA gene encoding dihydrolipoyl dehydrogenase: protein MSYDVIVLGSGPGGYVAAIRASQLGLKTAIVERESLGGICLNWGCIPTKALLKSANVFEYIKHASDYGITVGNANADFGGMVKRSREVANGMSNGIQFLMKKNKIDVIKGSGKVKAGKKLEVTGDDGKVSVLEAKNIIIATGARSRQLPNLPQDGKKVIGYREAMSLATQPKSMVVVGSGAIGVEFAYFYNAIGTKVTIVEYMSNIVPVEDEEVSKQLERSFKKQGIDIMTEASVESVDTKGTGCKVKVKTKKGEEIIECDVVLSAVGIAANIENIGLEEVGIVTDKGKILVNEYYQTNIPGYFAIGDVVPGPALAHVASAEGIICVEKIAGHHPEPLDYKNIPGCTYCNPEVASVGMTEKQAKEAGIEIKVGKFPYSASGKASAAGAKDGFVKLIFDAKYGELLGGHLIGANVTEMIAEIVAIRKLETTGHDIIKTVHPHPTMSEAVMEAAAAAYGEVIHL, encoded by the coding sequence ATGAGCTACGACGTAATAGTTTTAGGAAGTGGTCCCGGCGGATACGTTGCCGCGATTCGTGCTTCTCAATTGGGTTTAAAAACTGCAATTGTTGAACGTGAGAGTCTGGGAGGAATTTGTTTGAACTGGGGCTGTATCCCTACGAAAGCTCTTCTGAAAAGTGCGAATGTTTTCGAATACATAAAACATGCTTCGGATTACGGAATTACAGTAGGAAATGCCAATGCCGATTTTGGAGGAATGGTGAAGAGAAGTCGCGAAGTTGCCAATGGAATGAGCAATGGTATTCAATTTCTGATGAAGAAAAATAAAATTGACGTTATCAAAGGATCCGGTAAAGTTAAAGCCGGAAAAAAATTAGAAGTCACAGGTGATGATGGTAAGGTTTCCGTACTGGAAGCAAAAAACATCATCATTGCAACCGGAGCTCGTTCGCGTCAATTACCTAATCTTCCTCAAGACGGTAAAAAAGTAATTGGTTACCGCGAAGCGATGTCTTTAGCTACTCAACCAAAATCCATGGTAGTAGTTGGCTCAGGAGCAATCGGTGTTGAGTTTGCTTATTTCTACAACGCCATAGGAACGAAAGTCACAATTGTTGAATATATGTCGAACATTGTTCCTGTTGAAGATGAAGAAGTATCCAAACAATTGGAGCGTTCATTTAAGAAACAAGGAATTGATATCATGACCGAAGCGTCTGTTGAGTCGGTAGATACCAAAGGAACTGGGTGTAAAGTAAAAGTGAAAACCAAAAAAGGAGAAGAAATCATTGAATGTGATGTTGTTCTTTCTGCGGTTGGTATCGCTGCCAATATTGAAAATATCGGACTGGAAGAAGTTGGTATTGTAACCGACAAAGGAAAAATTCTGGTCAATGAATATTACCAAACCAACATCCCGGGCTATTTTGCCATTGGAGATGTTGTTCCTGGTCCTGCACTTGCACATGTTGCCTCTGCAGAAGGGATTATCTGTGTAGAGAAAATTGCGGGTCACCACCCAGAACCACTCGATTACAAAAACATTCCCGGATGTACATATTGCAATCCGGAAGTTGCATCGGTGGGTATGACCGAAAAACAAGCGAAAGAAGCAGGTATTGAAATTAAAGTCGGAAAATTCCCCTACTCTGCCTCAGGTAAAGCTTCAGCTGCCGGCGCAAAAGATGGTTTCGTTAAATTAATTTTCGATGCGAAATATGGAGAATTATTGGGCGGACATTTAATCGGTGCAAACGTTACCGAAATGATTGCCGAAATAGTTGCAATTCGTAAACTGGAAACAACAGGTCACGACATCATCAAAACCGTTCACCCGCATCCTACCATGAGCGAAGCAGTAATGGAAGCTGCTGCAGCTGCATACGGAGAGGTTATCCATTTATAA
- a CDS encoding DUF4412 domain-containing protein: MKKLALFALAGCLSLNLQAQVRDVLMKKAQQTINNKSQSKTSADTTRATQPENNNGGNPSTDNSGQNGNTAPFGFSGGSKKDVQAEYTFNDNVLIELQNYKKDGKADGDPAQVRYHFSSSNTYFGMEMDSKNKKGEVESHTFSVAEYEKNQIVMLMENDGQKQGMVMKYDLKKQVQEAADTSKSDWKMSKTGRTKVILGYTCEEWVAVNEKEGSKNEMWVTKDILLDVTGASSMFAGASRGKSPSSNFTQGPQGFAMEMIMTEKDGKKTTWKALEVNLKKTTSVKTGEYTFLGF, encoded by the coding sequence ATGAAAAAGCTAGCCTTATTTGCACTTGCCGGATGTTTAAGTCTTAACCTCCAAGCTCAGGTACGTGATGTCCTGATGAAAAAAGCACAACAGACCATCAACAACAAATCGCAATCGAAGACCAGTGCGGATACTACCCGTGCTACTCAACCCGAAAACAACAATGGCGGTAATCCGTCAACAGATAATTCCGGACAAAACGGTAACACGGCTCCTTTCGGTTTTTCAGGTGGAAGCAAAAAGGATGTTCAAGCAGAATACACCTTTAACGACAATGTCCTCATCGAACTTCAGAACTATAAAAAAGATGGAAAAGCGGATGGAGATCCTGCACAGGTTCGTTATCATTTTTCTTCTTCCAATACCTATTTCGGAATGGAAATGGATAGCAAAAACAAAAAAGGCGAAGTTGAATCGCACACTTTCTCCGTTGCTGAATATGAAAAAAATCAAATCGTTATGCTCATGGAGAACGATGGACAAAAACAGGGCATGGTGATGAAATACGATTTGAAAAAACAAGTTCAGGAAGCTGCCGACACCAGCAAAAGCGATTGGAAAATGTCGAAGACCGGAAGAACGAAAGTCATTTTAGGTTATACCTGCGAAGAATGGGTTGCCGTAAATGAAAAAGAAGGTTCTAAAAATGAGATGTGGGTGACCAAAGATATTTTGTTGGATGTAACCGGAGCCAGCAGCATGTTTGCAGGTGCTTCCAGAGGAAAATCTCCTTCTTCTAATTTCACACAAGGACCACAAGGATTTGCCATGGAAATGATCATGACAGAAAAGGATGGTAAAAAAACAACCTGGAAAGCACTTGAGGTAAATCTCAAAAAAACAACTTCAGTAAAAACCGGAGAATACACCTTTCTCGGATTCTAA